From the Leptospira biflexa serovar Patoc strain 'Patoc 1 (Paris)' genome, one window contains:
- the rpmE gene encoding 50S ribosomal protein L31: MKTDIHPKYVAAKIKCACGTVIETRSTSGDISVEICSNCHPFFTGKSKLVDTTGRVDKFKKKYKMK; encoded by the coding sequence ATGAAAACTGACATCCATCCAAAATACGTTGCTGCCAAAATCAAATGTGCTTGTGGTACTGTGATTGAAACACGTTCCACTTCCGGGGACATCAGTGTGGAAATTTGTTCCAACTGCCACCCTTTCTTCACGGGAAAATCCAAACTCGTGGACACAACAGGCCGCGTAGACAAGTTCAAGAAAAAATACAAAATGAAATAA
- a CDS encoding pentapeptide repeat-containing protein, giving the protein MAVMDFARYKEINDQRMNYREMEDATVVSYYRNTGCGDGYRIYLKLNESLVVEDASYTTTGCGFGIVALAMATEYAKGKSITDLKNLTPETLETLFEFPERRKNYPESAVAALKKAVEDYESGQGVPKENRITKAQTMELLHTQGHLRDAKLSSVMLEKEKLDGVDFSGADLHNAFLQNSSFVGANFSGANLKASFFNGADLRNANFRGADLRFAKLASAKIEDADFTDAIYDIGTRVDHSQMYIFDVMKKAGKDLYLKKEDGE; this is encoded by the coding sequence ATGGCAGTAATGGACTTTGCTCGCTACAAAGAAATCAACGACCAAAGGATGAATTACCGTGAGATGGAAGACGCAACCGTCGTCTCCTATTACCGCAACACAGGTTGCGGGGACGGATACCGCATCTATTTAAAGTTAAATGAAAGCCTTGTTGTAGAAGACGCCAGTTACACCACAACAGGCTGTGGGTTTGGGATTGTGGCACTTGCCATGGCAACTGAATACGCCAAAGGTAAATCCATCACGGATCTCAAAAACCTAACACCAGAGACTCTCGAAACACTTTTTGAATTTCCAGAACGTAGGAAAAACTACCCAGAATCGGCTGTGGCTGCTCTCAAAAAAGCAGTTGAAGATTATGAATCAGGCCAAGGGGTTCCCAAAGAAAACCGAATCACCAAAGCACAAACCATGGAACTCCTTCACACCCAAGGGCATTTGCGAGATGCAAAATTATCCAGTGTGATGCTCGAGAAAGAAAAATTGGATGGCGTTGATTTTAGTGGAGCAGACCTCCACAACGCCTTCCTGCAAAACTCTAGTTTTGTCGGTGCGAACTTTTCTGGAGCAAACTTAAAAGCTTCCTTCTTTAATGGAGCCGATTTACGGAACGCCAATTTTCGAGGCGCTGATTTACGTTTTGCCAAACTTGCGTCCGCTAAAATCGAAGATGCTGATTTCACAGATGCCATCTATGACATTGGAACCCGAGTGGACCATAGCCAAATGTACATCTTTGATGTGATGAAAAAAGCAGGCAAAGACCTTTACCTCAAAAAAGAGGATGGGGAATGA
- a CDS encoding STAS domain-containing protein: MLIQSHRQENHLLLSIQRDVLMENSREFYQEFEKAIESSNFGKLTMDFHSVKFLDSSGIGAVIKASSALHNRGVEIFVTNLNKNLNSVFRLSGLNHILSILTLDEYLSKFPEFQNTLEA, translated from the coding sequence ATGTTGATTCAAAGCCACCGTCAGGAAAACCACCTGTTACTCTCCATCCAAAGGGATGTCCTGATGGAAAATTCACGTGAATTTTACCAAGAGTTTGAGAAAGCAATCGAAAGTTCTAATTTTGGCAAATTGACCATGGACTTTCATTCGGTGAAATTTTTAGATTCCAGTGGAATCGGCGCTGTGATCAAAGCATCTTCTGCCTTACACAATCGTGGTGTGGAAATTTTTGTGACCAATCTCAATAAAAATTTAAATTCAGTCTTTCGACTTTCGGGACTCAATCACATTCTCTCCATTTTGACTTTGGATGAATATCTTTCTAAATTTCCAGAGTTCCAAAATACTCTAGAGGCTTAA
- a CDS encoding LA_1326/LA_4305 family lipoprotein yields the protein MKLFRLFSVLIFPLVLFNSCASGVKSRSLLFRSNEFAIYTVNRDKINVKTESSVAKTFAHPVELNEDKVLDLLGNIRFREESSYGDVNQYIFEEKEVKEFALDLVDGLQKLKPNQILLVISKYNPVKSVVSHYSRTAFYIWSTDTSIEILFGELQKEISYDEQGNYFDWSNIPDIPFDHFPQSTYVLQGQGFSFKKVGGFRNRHWLVFDKSDLAKLKFEKRKKSSNEISNSVDADLKPEKKISRDEEDGVLLEE from the coding sequence ATGAAACTCTTTCGACTTTTTTCCGTTTTGATCTTTCCTTTGGTTCTTTTCAACTCTTGCGCATCAGGTGTTAAATCCAGATCATTACTCTTTCGTAGTAATGAGTTTGCGATTTATACTGTGAACCGAGATAAGATCAATGTTAAAACAGAATCCTCTGTTGCCAAAACCTTCGCTCATCCCGTGGAACTTAACGAAGACAAAGTTTTGGATTTACTAGGAAACATTCGTTTTCGAGAAGAAAGTTCTTACGGTGATGTCAACCAATACATCTTTGAAGAAAAAGAAGTGAAAGAGTTTGCATTGGATTTGGTGGATGGATTACAAAAATTAAAACCAAACCAAATTTTACTAGTGATCTCCAAATACAATCCTGTGAAATCAGTTGTTTCTCATTATTCAAGGACTGCGTTTTATATTTGGTCCACGGATACTTCCATCGAAATCTTATTTGGTGAATTACAAAAAGAAATTTCATACGATGAACAAGGGAATTATTTTGATTGGTCCAACATTCCTGATATCCCTTTTGATCATTTCCCGCAGTCAACATATGTTTTGCAAGGCCAAGGTTTTAGCTTTAAAAAAGTTGGTGGATTTCGTAACAGGCATTGGCTCGTCTTTGATAAGTCGGATTTGGCAAAATTGAAATTTGAAAAACGAAAAAAAAGTTCGAATGAAATTTCAAATTCAGTGGATGCCGATCTCAAACCCGAAAAAAAAATCTCTCGCGATGAAGAAGACGGAGTTTTGTTAGAAGAGTAA
- a CDS encoding DUF342 domain-containing protein, protein MPGPDSYTDRILQDLEASENGYFQIENTNGKAILKITKPGSKGKKVEYKDVLARVQLFGVEGYQTEHLKKIVLIADGKPVEIGTWSKGDPVPSYADISISDDGMEAKMVLHPPKHGGPLLTEHQLREQIAAVGVSVGIIDSVIQNQIKNPEFFVPYVIAKGILPVPGKDGEIKIYFRSDNKPQLEEDEHGRINYKNIGVIQSVKPGDLIAEKIPPKKGEFGKTVTGTILPYQEEKIVEWILGPNVELREDKLYAKIAGRPVLSAAWEIKVDEVIQLEAVDYSTGNIDFPGTIIVEEKIGDGFSLTTSGSIIIRNSVGKAFLKAKGDIVLSGGFMGRGEGYIESEGNIYAKFVEQGKLTAQGSIFVEEAVMHSEISAKDLIRVMGGRGEVIGGTIIAGNSLTCAKLGAVVETKTKVAIGTPPELLDELNRMKKEISEKEITLHKVQLTLTKLVEKSQKKELSQEEKDTITKLKDGNDKFTKVLETEIKQFETALGSYEPNPEAFVDVEREVFPGVDLSFGAGKNYRMGMSSLVGKTHFYLGTDGSIQTDRNVIRKEDDLLF, encoded by the coding sequence ATGCCAGGTCCTGACTCCTATACTGATCGAATTTTGCAAGATTTAGAAGCATCTGAAAATGGATACTTCCAAATCGAAAATACAAATGGCAAAGCCATATTAAAAATCACTAAACCTGGATCGAAAGGGAAAAAAGTCGAATACAAGGATGTCCTTGCACGAGTGCAACTCTTTGGAGTGGAAGGATACCAAACCGAACACTTAAAAAAAATTGTCCTCATTGCCGATGGGAAACCAGTTGAAATTGGAACTTGGTCCAAAGGGGATCCTGTCCCCTCCTATGCCGACATCAGCATATCCGACGATGGAATGGAAGCAAAAATGGTCCTCCACCCTCCTAAACACGGGGGCCCACTTCTCACCGAACACCAATTACGTGAACAAATTGCTGCGGTGGGAGTGTCAGTTGGGATCATCGATTCTGTCATCCAAAACCAAATCAAAAATCCTGAATTTTTTGTACCCTATGTAATTGCAAAAGGGATTCTACCCGTTCCAGGCAAGGATGGTGAAATCAAAATCTACTTTCGATCGGACAACAAACCACAGTTAGAAGAAGATGAACACGGAAGAATCAATTATAAAAACATTGGTGTCATCCAATCGGTAAAACCAGGTGATCTCATTGCTGAAAAAATCCCTCCAAAAAAAGGAGAGTTTGGGAAAACAGTGACTGGAACCATCCTTCCTTACCAAGAAGAAAAAATCGTAGAATGGATCCTTGGCCCCAATGTCGAACTAAGAGAGGACAAACTGTACGCGAAAATTGCAGGTCGACCCGTTTTGTCTGCCGCTTGGGAAATCAAAGTGGATGAAGTGATCCAATTGGAAGCTGTGGACTATTCAACAGGGAATATCGATTTTCCAGGAACCATCATCGTGGAAGAAAAAATTGGAGATGGGTTTTCTCTCACAACTAGTGGTAGTATCATCATTCGTAACTCAGTAGGAAAGGCCTTCCTCAAGGCAAAAGGGGATATTGTTCTTTCAGGTGGGTTTATGGGACGGGGCGAAGGATACATTGAATCCGAAGGGAATATCTATGCTAAGTTTGTCGAACAAGGAAAACTCACTGCCCAAGGTTCTATTTTTGTCGAAGAGGCGGTAATGCATTCCGAGATTTCTGCCAAAGATTTGATCCGAGTCATGGGAGGCCGCGGAGAAGTGATTGGTGGCACTATCATTGCTGGGAACTCACTCACTTGTGCCAAACTCGGAGCCGTTGTGGAAACCAAAACCAAGGTGGCGATTGGAACCCCACCCGAACTTTTAGATGAACTCAATCGAATGAAAAAAGAGATCTCGGAAAAAGAAATCACTCTTCATAAAGTCCAACTCACTCTTACCAAACTCGTAGAAAAAAGTCAAAAAAAGGAACTGAGCCAAGAAGAAAAGGACACGATCACCAAATTAAAAGATGGGAATGACAAGTTCACAAAAGTACTCGAAACAGAAATCAAACAATTTGAAACAGCACTTGGTTCCTACGAACCAAATCCAGAAGCCTTTGTGGATGTGGAACGAGAAGTTTTCCCAGGAGTGGATTTAAGTTTTGGTGCAGGGAAAAATTACCGAATGGGAATGAGTTCCCTTGTAGGCAAAACTCATTTTTACTTGGGAACCGATGGTTCCATCCAAACCGATCGGAATGTGATTCGAAAAGAAGACGATTTACTCTTCTAA
- a CDS encoding glycosyl transferase, with translation MKIYYSISGHGFGHISRSGNIIKRLLDEDFIEEIHLVSTRIAFIDFQHPKLKLRSLKLDVGISQKDSLSIDLQATKEELIQFEKTKSSLLKEETKYIKENNISLILTDSSSFPITIALEVGIPSIYLGNFTWDFIYRNYAKSDVYFGNLSDQLEVEYGFATEALVFPFHCPMPHFLEQTQIGLVGRKPTMPKTMARKSFGFQDEMTYILLSFGAYGLEGHTLQTDNLPKNIQLVAYGVPGIQKDGILVPEVSHYPDLVAASDFVCTKPGYGILSECYYANTPILYTDRGDFSEYLYLVNALDLYFRSAYVHLEKIISCEFESVLTTMRTLDQMTPKLELKIDGEEDVIRHLLEYT, from the coding sequence ATGAAAATTTATTATTCGATCTCAGGCCATGGTTTTGGTCACATCAGTCGTTCTGGAAACATCATTAAACGCTTATTAGATGAAGATTTCATCGAAGAAATCCATCTGGTGAGCACACGCATCGCCTTTATTGATTTCCAACATCCTAAATTAAAATTGAGATCCCTGAAACTAGACGTTGGTATTTCGCAAAAAGATTCTTTATCCATTGATCTACAGGCAACAAAAGAAGAGCTCATTCAGTTTGAAAAAACCAAATCTTCCCTCTTAAAAGAAGAAACAAAATACATCAAAGAAAACAATATCTCTCTCATCCTTACAGATAGTTCTTCTTTTCCCATCACGATTGCTTTGGAAGTGGGAATCCCAAGCATCTATCTTGGTAATTTCACTTGGGATTTTATTTACCGCAATTATGCCAAATCTGATGTGTATTTTGGAAATCTGAGCGACCAATTGGAAGTAGAATACGGGTTTGCAACAGAGGCACTTGTATTCCCTTTCCACTGTCCCATGCCCCATTTTTTAGAACAAACGCAGATTGGTCTTGTGGGACGAAAACCAACGATGCCCAAAACAATGGCTCGAAAGTCCTTTGGGTTCCAAGATGAAATGACCTATATCCTATTGTCCTTTGGTGCCTATGGATTGGAAGGCCATACCCTTCAAACAGACAATTTGCCAAAAAACATCCAACTCGTGGCCTACGGAGTTCCAGGGATTCAAAAAGATGGAATTTTGGTACCGGAAGTTTCACATTATCCCGATTTGGTGGCCGCTTCTGATTTTGTTTGTACAAAGCCTGGGTATGGAATCTTAAGTGAATGTTATTATGCAAACACTCCCATTCTGTACACGGACCGAGGTGACTTTAGCGAATACTTATATTTAGTGAATGCACTCGATTTGTACTTTCGGTCGGCCTATGTTCATTTGGAAAAAATTATTTCTTGTGAATTTGAATCAGTGCTGACAACCATGAGAACTCTTGATCAAATGACTCCAAAATTGGAACTAAAAATAGATGGCGAAGAAGATGTGATCCGTCATTTGTTAGAATATACATAA
- a CDS encoding TrmH family RNA methyltransferase, which translates to MKPQRNYITSFSNPKVKWVAGLKEKRNRDEEKKFFIEGYREIKKAITGNPNSPIPCLPVNITSLFISPECFLGENEESLIASIRCPIFELPRKIFEKISYRDRPDGLIAVAETPSAMVPWNSLQTSETNPILIIEGVEKPGNLGTILRTAEGAGVGLVIVTDPRIDLFNPNVVRASTGTIFTLPVYIGDLTEVLTEFKKQGYKRYAVTPEGKTLYTSVNLKEKSVFLFGSEQYGLSPLAKELADTTLYLPMFGEADSLNLAMSCGIVLYESIRQRSK; encoded by the coding sequence ATGAAACCACAAAGGAATTACATCACAAGTTTCTCCAATCCGAAGGTGAAATGGGTAGCAGGCCTCAAAGAAAAACGAAATCGTGATGAAGAAAAAAAATTTTTCATCGAAGGGTATCGGGAAATCAAAAAAGCCATTACGGGAAACCCAAACTCACCGATTCCTTGTTTGCCTGTGAACATCACAAGTTTATTCATTTCCCCTGAATGTTTTTTGGGAGAAAATGAAGAGAGTTTGATAGCATCAATTCGTTGTCCTATCTTTGAACTCCCACGGAAAATTTTTGAAAAAATTTCCTACAGGGATCGTCCGGATGGTCTTATCGCAGTCGCAGAGACTCCAAGCGCCATGGTTCCTTGGAACTCCCTTCAAACCAGTGAAACAAATCCTATCCTCATCATTGAAGGTGTGGAAAAACCTGGAAATCTCGGAACCATCCTACGCACGGCAGAAGGAGCAGGTGTGGGACTTGTGATTGTCACCGATCCAAGGATTGATCTTTTTAATCCAAATGTGGTGAGGGCAAGCACAGGAACAATTTTTACTCTTCCTGTTTACATTGGTGACCTAACAGAAGTTTTAACAGAGTTCAAAAAACAAGGTTACAAACGATATGCCGTCACCCCGGAAGGAAAAACTTTATACACTTCGGTGAACCTAAAAGAAAAGTCAGTTTTTTTATTTGGAAGTGAGCAGTATGGACTTAGCCCACTTGCCAAAGAACTCGCAGATACAACTTTGTATTTGCCTATGTTTGGTGAAGCGGATTCCCTCAATTTGGCTATGTCTTGTGGCATCGTTTTGTATGAATCCATCCGCCAAAGATCCAAATGA
- a CDS encoding class I SAM-dependent methyltransferase yields the protein MTKSYELLDSGDLSKLEIVGGYKLQRSSPTSAYGKETPGIWNDLHAVYIKNDSGSGHWNFQKKVPESFTIQFSHLTFKIKLTPFGHIGLFPEQETNWNRIREIGKRKQGLEVLNLFAYSGGSTLACLDAGMSVCHVDASKGMVDWARENAKLSGLDTKPVRWIVDDVMKFIRREIKRGKKYQGLILDPPSFGRGSKGEVWKIEENLPELMDALMELSDNKPEFVILSCHSQGFSPLTLERILSSRIKTKGTYETTELYIPETSGKKYPAGFCTFFKRS from the coding sequence ATTATTGGATTCTGGGGACCTTTCCAAATTAGAAATTGTGGGCGGATACAAACTCCAAAGGTCCTCCCCTACTTCCGCCTATGGCAAAGAAACACCTGGGATCTGGAACGACTTACATGCTGTTTACATTAAAAATGATTCTGGCTCAGGGCATTGGAACTTCCAAAAAAAAGTCCCAGAAAGTTTCACGATTCAATTTTCCCATCTTACCTTTAAAATCAAACTCACACCATTTGGGCATATTGGACTCTTCCCCGAACAAGAAACCAACTGGAACCGAATCCGAGAAATCGGGAAAAGAAAACAAGGCCTGGAAGTTTTGAATTTATTTGCGTATTCTGGTGGATCCACTCTCGCTTGCCTTGATGCCGGGATGAGTGTTTGCCATGTAGATGCTTCCAAAGGGATGGTGGATTGGGCGAGAGAAAATGCCAAACTCTCAGGTCTAGATACCAAACCCGTTCGTTGGATCGTAGATGATGTGATGAAATTCATACGTCGCGAAATCAAACGTGGGAAAAAATACCAAGGCCTCATCCTCGACCCGCCAAGTTTCGGTCGTGGTTCCAAAGGAGAGGTTTGGAAAATTGAAGAGAACCTACCCGAACTCATGGATGCACTGATGGAACTCTCCGACAACAAACCTGAATTTGTCATCCTCAGTTGCCATAGCCAAGGGTTTAGTCCCCTCACGTTAGAAAGGATCCTCTCCTCACGGATCAAAACAAAAGGAACATACGAAACAACTGAACTTTATATCCCAGAAACTTCTGGGAAAAAATATCCGGCTGGATTCTGCACCTTTTTCAAACGTTCCTAA